The Acetivibrio saccincola genome window below encodes:
- a CDS encoding ATP-binding protein codes for MIRKIIKIDEEKCVGCGLCVNACQEGAIGIVDGKAKLLREDYCDGLGNCLPVCPTGAISFEERETLPFDEKAHKNQEEPEEAFRGCPGTRLKTINHSAKMSDNRDNTQDNFVSTHLNQWPVQIKLIPPNAPYFDNANLLIAADCTAYAYGNFHNKFMKNRITLIGCPKLDSVDYSEKLTAILKMNNIKSLTLVRMEVPCCGGLELAVKTALKNSGKLIPWQVVVISTDGGIVED; via the coding sequence ATGATTAGAAAGATAATAAAAATAGATGAAGAAAAGTGTGTCGGATGCGGATTGTGTGTAAACGCATGTCAGGAAGGAGCAATAGGGATTGTTGACGGAAAGGCAAAACTTTTAAGAGAGGACTACTGCGACGGTCTTGGAAATTGTCTTCCTGTATGTCCCACAGGGGCCATCAGCTTTGAAGAACGGGAAACTCTTCCCTTTGATGAAAAGGCTCACAAAAATCAGGAAGAACCTGAAGAAGCATTTAGAGGATGCCCTGGTACACGTTTAAAAACAATTAATCATTCTGCCAAAATGAGTGATAATAGGGATAATACCCAGGACAATTTCGTAAGTACCCATCTTAACCAGTGGCCGGTGCAGATAAAGCTAATTCCTCCTAATGCACCATATTTTGATAATGCCAACCTGCTTATTGCAGCAGATTGTACAGCATACGCCTACGGCAACTTCCACAATAAGTTCATGAAAAACAGAATTACCCTTATCGGGTGTCCGAAGCTTGACAGCGTTGATTATAGTGAAAAACTGACTGCAATACTAAAAATGAATAATATTAAATCATTGACATTGGTAAGAATGGAAGTGCCTTGCTGTGGTGGCTTAGAATTAGCTGTTAAAACAGCCCTTAAAAACAGCGGTAAATTAATCCCCTGGCAAGTTGTGGTTATTTCAACAGACGGCGGGATAGTGGAAGATTGA
- a CDS encoding ABC transporter substrate-binding protein, with protein MRGNARLAILLIISMLLILTMGCAKKVEGSDDKTEEQPVETDSGEESDGTVVLKLWSWYSYQGIIDSFEEEHEGIMVEEELFPFDKCEEEYMRAITSGEGPDVLIFDSGFFGHFTASGILQDLLKAPCSAGKYENDFIGWESGFSMDNNELISLTVTTAPYVALYRADIMEKYGFPHEPEEFGEFIKNPENVLEIARTLKKDDMYIFQYPTDLTDLTGATLGFFDKDFKYNRFGDLFKLSLDMAKETHQNDLEARANFWGEDGKEAIKQNKLVMVTLASYAMLTLRNIAPEQSGLWRVTTPPLGLAAWASDSRIGINNQSKHKKEAWSLVEYIATHKGTGGAAFDVVPGYKKVHGYGHNMNREEDYFGNQIVYPMLEELAINMYQYRLTPFDSQALQMYRDGVWRAASDSLPSEVHIDKMKKDIEESVELMNK; from the coding sequence ATGAGAGGAAATGCAAGACTGGCAATATTATTAATTATCAGCATGCTTTTAATTTTGACAATGGGATGTGCTAAAAAAGTAGAGGGTTCTGATGATAAAACAGAGGAACAGCCGGTTGAAACAGATTCCGGCGAAGAAAGTGATGGCACCGTTGTACTAAAGCTTTGGAGCTGGTATAGTTATCAAGGTATAATAGATAGTTTTGAAGAGGAACATGAAGGAATAATGGTAGAGGAAGAATTATTTCCCTTTGATAAGTGTGAGGAAGAATATATGAGAGCAATTACCAGCGGTGAAGGTCCTGATGTTTTAATATTTGACAGCGGCTTTTTTGGACACTTTACGGCAAGCGGGATTCTTCAGGACTTGCTTAAGGCACCTTGTTCAGCCGGCAAGTATGAAAATGATTTTATAGGCTGGGAAAGCGGGTTTTCCATGGACAATAATGAATTAATATCCCTTACAGTTACCACAGCCCCTTACGTAGCTTTATACAGGGCAGATATTATGGAAAAATACGGCTTCCCCCATGAACCGGAGGAATTCGGGGAGTTTATAAAAAACCCTGAAAATGTATTGGAAATTGCCAGAACTTTAAAGAAAGATGACATGTACATATTTCAATACCCGACAGATCTTACAGATTTGACAGGGGCAACTTTGGGCTTTTTTGATAAAGATTTTAAATACAACCGTTTTGGTGACTTATTTAAATTGTCGCTGGATATGGCAAAGGAAACCCATCAAAATGACTTGGAGGCCAGAGCAAACTTTTGGGGTGAAGACGGAAAAGAGGCCATAAAACAAAACAAGTTGGTTATGGTTACCCTGGCTTCATATGCTATGCTGACTCTAAGAAATATTGCTCCTGAACAAAGCGGTCTTTGGAGGGTAACAACGCCGCCTTTAGGCTTGGCAGCATGGGCATCTGACTCAAGGATAGGTATAAATAACCAGAGCAAACACAAAAAAGAGGCGTGGAGTCTGGTGGAATATATTGCAACCCACAAAGGGACAGGTGGAGCCGCTTTCGATGTGGTGCCTGGATACAAAAAAGTCCACGGCTACGGTCATAATATGAACAGGGAAGAGGATTACTTTGGAAACCAGATTGTATATCCAATGCTGGAGGAACTTGCAATAAATATGTATCAGTACAGATTAACCCCATTTGACTCTCAGGCTCTTCAAATGTACAGGGATGGTGTGTGGAGGGCAGCAAGTGACAGCCTTCCGTCTGAAGTCCATATTGACAAAATGAAAAAAGATATAGAGGAAAGTGTAGAATTAATGAATAAATAA
- a CDS encoding ABC transporter substrate-binding protein: MRKNIKLIALLVASVFLVFTIGCAKEVEGSDEDVLRGDAKGQSEESINEDDDGTVVLKFWSWFSYENIIREFEKENEGIKVEQQLFEFGKCEEAYMEAITKGEGPDVLILDSSFFGTFTASGILQDLLQEPFSAGKYKDDFLGWESGFSVNNDELLALTINTSPYVTIYRADIMEEYGFPHEPEEFGEFIKEPENILEIARKLKEDDKYIFHFPTDLPDLVGGTLGFFNEKLEYTRFGDLFELALNMAKETYQNELESKVNFWGESGEEAVKENRLVMITAGSYAMSNIRRYAPEQSGLWRVTTPPLGVASWASDSKIAINSQSEHKEEAWRLVEHIATHKSFRQHIDVVPGYIPIHGDEINTTREEEYFGNQIVYPLLEELAINMVQYRLTPFDSQALQMYRDGVWQAVGSSSPAKVHIEKMKKEIEAAVKLTQ, from the coding sequence ATGAGAAAAAATATTAAATTAATAGCTTTATTGGTTGCAAGCGTTTTTTTAGTATTTACAATAGGATGTGCAAAGGAAGTGGAAGGCTCTGACGAAGATGTGCTAAGAGGAGATGCAAAGGGACAGTCGGAAGAGAGCATTAATGAAGATGATGACGGTACTGTAGTATTGAAATTTTGGAGCTGGTTTAGTTATGAAAATATAATAAGGGAATTTGAAAAGGAAAATGAGGGAATAAAAGTAGAACAACAATTATTTGAATTTGGAAAATGTGAAGAAGCGTACATGGAAGCAATTACAAAAGGCGAAGGACCTGATGTTTTGATTTTGGACAGCAGTTTCTTTGGTACATTTACAGCAAGTGGCATTTTACAGGATTTGCTCCAGGAGCCTTTCTCTGCCGGTAAATATAAAGACGATTTTTTAGGCTGGGAAAGCGGATTTTCAGTAAATAATGATGAATTACTGGCCCTTACAATCAATACTTCTCCTTATGTTACCATATACAGGGCAGATATCATGGAGGAATACGGCTTCCCTCATGAGCCGGAAGAGTTTGGGGAGTTTATAAAAGAACCAGAAAACATATTAGAAATAGCCAGAAAATTAAAAGAAGATGACAAATACATATTTCATTTCCCAACGGATCTTCCGGACTTAGTAGGCGGTACCTTGGGTTTTTTCAATGAAAAGCTTGAGTACACACGTTTTGGAGATTTATTTGAACTGGCTTTAAATATGGCAAAGGAAACTTATCAAAATGAATTGGAGTCTAAAGTAAACTTTTGGGGTGAAAGCGGTGAGGAGGCTGTAAAGGAAAACAGGCTTGTAATGATAACTGCAGGATCATATGCCATGTCCAACATAAGAAGATATGCCCCGGAACAAAGCGGGCTATGGAGGGTGACCACACCGCCGTTGGGTGTGGCATCATGGGCATCAGACTCAAAAATAGCTATAAACAGCCAGAGTGAGCATAAGGAAGAGGCATGGAGGCTGGTTGAGCACATAGCAACCCATAAGAGCTTCAGGCAACATATAGATGTGGTACCTGGATATATCCCTATACATGGAGACGAGATAAATACAACAAGAGAAGAGGAGTATTTTGGAAATCAAATTGTATACCCGTTACTAGAGGAACTTGCAATAAATATGGTTCAATACAGGTTAACACCTTTTGATTCTCAAGCACTGCAAATGTACAGGGACGGGGTTTGGCAGGCGGTAGGCAGTTCATCACCTGCTAAAGTCCATATTGAAAAGATGAAAAAAGAAATAGAGGCAGCTGTGAAATTGACACAGTAA
- a CDS encoding Crp/Fnr family transcriptional regulator — MKGTMINYEIIKKNELFKGIEDRDLKSILSCLSAKVSVYEKGEYVYMDGQSIHHIGILLKGQVVVLKEDENGNMNILSKISKGEMFGEALACAEMEISSVSVQAVEASEILLIDYKKIIRTCSSACIFHTKLIENMLKILAKKTIILNQKIEIISKRTIREKIMAFLTLQKSLANSNVFTIPYNREQLSNYLYVDRSALSRELGKMRDEGLIKFKKNRFEIIEH; from the coding sequence ATGAAAGGAACTATGATAAATTATGAAATAATAAAGAAAAACGAACTTTTTAAGGGCATAGAAGACAGAGACTTAAAAAGCATACTTTCATGTCTTTCTGCAAAAGTTTCAGTATATGAAAAAGGTGAATATGTATATATGGATGGTCAGAGTATCCACCATATAGGAATATTGCTAAAGGGCCAGGTGGTGGTTTTAAAAGAAGATGAAAACGGGAATATGAATATCCTCTCTAAAATTTCTAAAGGTGAAATGTTTGGGGAAGCTTTGGCATGTGCAGAAATGGAAATAAGTTCTGTATCTGTACAGGCAGTGGAAGCAAGCGAAATTTTGTTAATTGACTATAAAAAAATAATACGTACATGTTCTTCTGCATGTATTTTTCATACCAAGCTGATAGAAAACATGTTGAAGATACTTGCCAAAAAAACAATAATACTTAATCAAAAGATAGAAATTATCTCCAAAAGAACTATCAGGGAAAAGATTATGGCATTTTTAACACTTCAAAAAAGTTTGGCCAATTCCAATGTATTTACTATACCGTATAACAGGGAACAGCTTTCTAATTATTTATATGTGGACAGAAGTGCCCTGTCAAGGGAACTTGGGAAAATGCGGGATGAAGGATTGATTAAATTTAAAAAAAACAGGTTTGAAATAATAGAACATTGA
- a CDS encoding EAL domain-containing protein — protein MERKITTTGTVASEKSHKNIILLLALAVISFLSRFYDLPFSYGINFAFGNVSIFLILRYYGVTKAFIVAAIVNLLEWYFLNPNFYILFFTLEILFVGILYKKTKYNVLFIDALYWIFVGSPAIAIVFYLHRGTIGNECYLIMVNKSINGFLNMLIADMIMSYIPIQKIAGLKKSKFADLNKMLIHLTIASVFGPFLLYTLLDGWLSQERMNAEVCSMLERTGSSIMSEASEWEIKELRKVRLKSPLQLSKFSSIIEKNPIEEGIEILLVDKSHNVYITNTDDGQYKEVYNWQDNGEITKIDDNTFQWLPAHKGLSFDLSRWSQGFYINTKTFDNVDLVILVKKPLRNHIENAWENYLNKLLVLLGFSVASISVAIAMSSFLSRDLSKLTISTTGLPEKLKRQESIEWPNISFSQVNSLVENFKVMSENLVNLFSETRIMNNQLLLQTRELEKSREQMRRLAYYDTLTELPNRLCFTEYLENLLNSPEKKKLAVMFIDLNRFKRINDTLGHEIGDILIKEIGKRLSYFLKEDSFVARLGGDEFVVVLEYRDIEMVSKAAASINKMLSDTVVIRQDGKVHELHVAGSIGISLYPDDAFEKSTLLKKADIAMYAAKETGENTYKFYSELTELDTVEKLFLEQNLCKALERDEIIINYQPKMDVKTGEISGAEALIRWNSPQHGLISPAEFIPLAEEIGIINQIGEWVLIEACKQNKMWQDKGYPKMRISVNLSLRQLKGNNFVKTVERALEISGLESKYLELEITEGFFMKNSEYVIEILTELKNMGICISIDDFGTGYSSLGRIKELPVNILKIDRSFVTNICCEESNKAIVVAIIELAHSLGLRVLAEGVETIEDLNVLRELHCDEIQGYYLSKSLPAEEFEKFILGFMAEQIERSKQIKGMEVAYHEKKY, from the coding sequence TTGGAGAGAAAAATTACTACTACAGGCACCGTAGCTTCTGAAAAATCACATAAAAACATAATATTATTATTGGCATTAGCGGTTATAAGCTTTTTGTCAAGGTTTTATGACCTGCCTTTTTCCTATGGCATAAATTTTGCCTTCGGGAATGTCTCTATTTTTCTTATTTTAAGATATTATGGAGTGACAAAAGCTTTTATAGTGGCTGCTATTGTCAATTTGCTGGAGTGGTACTTTCTGAATCCAAACTTTTATATACTTTTTTTCACTCTGGAGATTTTATTTGTTGGGATTTTATACAAAAAGACAAAATATAATGTCTTATTTATCGATGCTTTGTATTGGATTTTTGTTGGTTCACCTGCCATTGCCATAGTTTTTTATTTACACAGGGGTACAATAGGCAATGAGTGCTATTTAATAATGGTAAACAAAAGTATTAACGGCTTTTTAAACATGCTTATTGCGGACATGATAATGTCTTATATTCCTATTCAAAAAATAGCAGGGCTTAAAAAAAGCAAGTTTGCTGACTTAAATAAAATGCTTATACATTTAACAATTGCTTCAGTATTTGGTCCTTTTTTACTGTACACTTTGCTTGATGGATGGCTGTCCCAGGAAAGGATGAATGCAGAAGTATGCAGCATGTTAGAAAGAACCGGTTCTAGTATTATGTCTGAAGCAAGTGAGTGGGAAATAAAAGAACTTCGTAAAGTCAGGCTAAAATCCCCATTGCAGTTAAGCAAATTTAGCTCAATCATTGAAAAAAACCCCATAGAAGAAGGAATTGAAATATTATTAGTTGACAAAAGTCATAATGTATACATTACAAATACTGATGACGGACAGTACAAAGAGGTGTATAACTGGCAGGACAATGGCGAAATTACAAAGATTGACGATAACACATTTCAGTGGCTGCCTGCCCACAAAGGACTGAGTTTTGATTTGAGCAGGTGGAGCCAGGGATTTTACATAAACACCAAAACCTTTGATAATGTTGACTTAGTGATTCTGGTTAAAAAGCCTCTTAGAAATCATATTGAAAATGCATGGGAAAACTATCTCAATAAACTCTTGGTTTTATTAGGTTTTTCCGTAGCATCAATATCTGTTGCCATTGCCATGAGCAGCTTTTTGTCCCGGGACTTATCAAAGCTTACCATAAGTACCACGGGGCTTCCTGAAAAACTAAAACGGCAGGAGTCAATAGAATGGCCTAATATATCTTTTTCACAGGTAAATTCACTTGTAGAAAACTTTAAAGTAATGTCAGAAAATCTTGTTAACCTGTTTTCTGAAACCAGGATTATGAACAACCAGCTTTTGTTACAAACCAGAGAGTTGGAAAAATCCAGGGAACAGATGAGAAGGCTGGCATACTACGATACCTTGACAGAGCTGCCTAACAGACTTTGTTTTACAGAGTATTTAGAAAACCTGTTAAACTCACCCGAGAAGAAAAAACTAGCTGTAATGTTTATTGACCTTAACAGGTTTAAAAGGATAAATGATACATTAGGTCATGAAATAGGAGACATTTTAATAAAAGAAATAGGTAAAAGATTAAGTTACTTTTTAAAAGAGGATAGTTTTGTTGCGAGATTAGGAGGAGATGAATTTGTTGTTGTGCTGGAGTATAGGGATATAGAGATGGTTTCAAAAGCTGCTGCCAGCATCAACAAAATGCTCTCTGATACAGTTGTAATCAGGCAGGATGGAAAAGTACATGAATTGCATGTTGCAGGAAGTATAGGTATATCCCTGTATCCTGACGATGCCTTTGAAAAATCCACATTATTAAAAAAAGCAGATATTGCCATGTATGCAGCAAAGGAAACAGGTGAAAACACTTATAAATTTTATTCTGAATTAACAGAACTAGATACCGTGGAAAAGCTGTTTTTAGAGCAAAATCTTTGTAAAGCTTTAGAAAGGGACGAAATTATAATAAACTACCAGCCTAAGATGGATGTCAAGACAGGAGAAATTTCCGGTGCAGAGGCATTGATTAGGTGGAACAGCCCGCAGCATGGATTAATTTCCCCTGCTGAATTTATACCTTTAGCAGAGGAAATAGGGATTATCAATCAAATTGGAGAGTGGGTACTCATTGAAGCATGCAAACAGAACAAAATGTGGCAAGACAAGGGATACCCCAAAATGCGCATCTCTGTAAACTTGTCCTTAAGACAACTTAAAGGAAATAATTTTGTAAAAACCGTTGAAAGGGCTTTGGAAATATCAGGTTTAGAATCAAAGTATTTAGAACTGGAAATAACAGAAGGATTCTTTATGAAAAATTCTGAGTATGTAATTGAAATATTAACAGAACTAAAGAATATGGGAATATGCATATCCATTGATGATTTTGGTACCGGATATTCCTCCTTAGGAAGGATTAAGGAGCTTCCGGTTAACATTTTAAAAATAGACAGAAGTTTTGTTACCAACATTTGCTGCGAAGAGAGTAATAAGGCTATAGTAGTAGCAATTATTGAACTTGCCCATTCACTTGGATTAAGGGTTTTGGCAGAAGGAGTTGAGACAATTGAGGATTTAAATGTTTTAAGGGAATTACATTGTGATGAAATACAAGGTTATTATCTCTCTAAGTCTTTACCGGCAGAGGAATTTGAAAAATTTATCCTTGGCTTTATGGCTGAACAAATTGAACGGAGCAAACAAATCAAGGGAATGGAGGTAGCTTACCATGAGAAAAAATATTAA